In a single window of the Thiohalophilus sp. genome:
- a CDS encoding FHA domain-containing protein, whose product MPAKLLLKHEGLTLSSYEFDKKVLNIGRQGDNEIQLDDPAVSGRHARLVLKPNDYLENYYDVYLEDLGSTNGTIVNDSKIIRQLLKHGDVIRIGGHEFTFDSGADEHYEQTAIYLPDS is encoded by the coding sequence ATGCCGGCAAAATTGTTACTCAAGCACGAGGGACTGACCCTCAGCAGTTATGAGTTTGATAAGAAGGTGCTGAATATCGGTCGCCAGGGGGATAACGAGATTCAACTCGATGATCCGGCGGTCAGTGGACGTCATGCGCGTCTGGTTCTGAAGCCCAATGACTATCTGGAAAATTATTACGACGTGTATCTGGAAGACCTGGGCAGTACCAACGGCACCATTGTCAACGACAGCAAAATCATCCGCCAGCTACTCAAGCACGGCGATGTTATTCGCATCGGCGGTCACGAGTTCACCTTCGACAGCGGCGCCGACGAGCATTACGAACAGACCGCGATCTATCTTCCCGATAGTTAG
- the tolR gene encoding protein TolR — protein MRVIAGRVKHKRMSEINVVPYIDVMLVLLIIFMVTAPLLSQGVEVSLPQSGARTLEETQEEPLVVSVNREGDYFLNLGEQTDTPLAAEALVQRVRAVLRQRSDKTVYIKGDRDASYGHVVAVMATLQEAGVRDLGLVTRSPDESDN, from the coding sequence ATGAGGGTTATCGCAGGACGCGTCAAACACAAGCGTATGTCCGAGATCAATGTGGTGCCCTACATTGATGTCATGCTGGTGTTGCTGATTATTTTTATGGTCACCGCACCTCTGCTGAGCCAGGGTGTCGAGGTCAGCCTGCCCCAAAGCGGGGCCAGAACGCTGGAAGAGACGCAGGAAGAACCTCTGGTGGTGTCGGTCAATCGCGAGGGCGATTATTTTCTTAACCTGGGGGAACAAACCGATACGCCGTTGGCAGCCGAGGCGCTGGTACAACGCGTCAGGGCGGTATTGCGCCAGCGCAGCGACAAGACGGTTTATATCAAGGGTGATCGGGATGCCAGTTATGGCCACGTGGTGGCGGTGATGGCAACCTTGCAGGAGGCGGGCGTCAGGGATCTGGGCCTGGTCACCCGCTCGCCGGATGAGTCTGATAACTGA
- the ruvA gene encoding Holliday junction branch migration protein RuvA: MIGRIQGILVSKQPPQLLVDVHGVGYEIEAPMSTFYQLPEVAQPVILHTHLVVREDAQQLYGFASEHERRLFRSLIRVNGVGAKLALAILSGMSADEFARCVHDDDSRTLVQLPGVGKKTAERLIMEMRDRLADWESDSPAPADGTVQRPPAAGSREADREAVSALIALGYKPPEASRMVQSVDSEGRNSEDIIRAALKAAVSR, from the coding sequence GTGATCGGGCGTATTCAGGGGATTCTGGTCAGCAAGCAGCCACCGCAACTGCTGGTGGATGTGCACGGGGTGGGATATGAAATCGAGGCGCCCATGTCGACCTTTTACCAGCTGCCGGAGGTGGCGCAGCCGGTGATCCTGCACACCCATCTGGTGGTGCGCGAGGATGCCCAGCAGCTGTACGGCTTTGCCAGCGAGCACGAGCGACGGCTGTTTCGCAGCCTGATCCGGGTCAACGGGGTCGGAGCGAAGCTGGCGCTGGCGATCCTCTCGGGAATGAGCGCCGATGAATTTGCCCGCTGTGTTCATGATGACGACAGCCGCACTCTGGTGCAGTTGCCGGGGGTCGGCAAAAAGACCGCCGAGCGGTTGATCATGGAGATGCGGGACCGGCTGGCCGACTGGGAGAGCGACAGCCCGGCCCCGGCCGACGGCACTGTGCAGCGGCCGCCGGCGGCCGGTTCACGGGAGGCCGATCGCGAGGCGGTCAGTGCCCTGATCGCCCTGGGCTATAAACCCCCGGAGGCCAGCCGCATGGTGCAGTCGGTGGACAGCGAGGGGCGAAACAGTGAAGATATCATTCGCGCCGCGCTCAAGGCGGCCGTAAGCCGTTGA
- a CDS encoding serine/threonine-protein kinase, producing the protein MKQTSYWKTDWFLGLIVTGLFLLASLADVTRPLENAGYDLGARFAATQPANRDVVVIAINEDAIEQRGAWPWPRDLLARATRQLSAMKPAVIGFALPFESEQRAIGLESLQALKAELEKQGGSRRLLELANQTEDRMQTDRDFANTLRYAGRVVLAIPYAHNGAARKNRMLADHLLKYQLDDVSGIPDEELWYQRFLPEPVPVIDRIYPPIETLAEYASGAGVINLGNGRQKALRAEPMVFRYGEHYLPSFTLMMAARTQDMNTSQISVHLGHGVELADQRINTDNDLRIYPRFYRGKEGKPAFNVISVLDLLEDQIDSELVRNKTVLIGLTAAQYTRFLETPIGEMMPPVLASAHSISSLLSDDLFEVPHWANWAQWLLIIVMGLYLMFVLPRFRMSTGLALTALLLIGLLNAHFITMLAKSSWLPLMTPLAVLLVGHLVLSAKHFLQGQIHHMHLELSEANQALGQQYHTQGQLDQAFEKYRHCIVDASLLNQLYNLGLDYERKRQYNKAVAVFKYIESHDANFSDVQERLQRNREVSEQFVVGNNKSNAPADGTLIISNPGVQKPMIGRYMIDRELGRGAMGMVYLGHDPKIGRSVAIKTMSLSQEFEGDKLADVKERFFREAETAGRLHHPNIVTIYDVGEDQELSYIAMDYLKGENLLAYAKSDNLLPAQETFDVIVQIAEALDYAHNEKVVHRDIKPANMIYDRDGGVVKVTDFGVACLTDTSKTKTGTILGSPSYMSPEQLAGAKVDGRSDLFSLGVMLYQMLTGELPFIADSLASLMYKIANEKHPDIRMFRPDIPSCVSQVVNKALHKELERRFQSGSQMAKALTRCRERLTKKH; encoded by the coding sequence GTGAAGCAAACATCCTACTGGAAAACAGACTGGTTTCTCGGTTTGATCGTGACCGGGCTTTTCCTGCTGGCCAGCCTGGCGGATGTCACGCGCCCGCTGGAAAATGCCGGCTATGACCTTGGCGCCCGGTTTGCCGCCACTCAGCCCGCTAATCGCGATGTGGTCGTCATCGCCATTAATGAGGACGCCATTGAACAGCGCGGGGCCTGGCCCTGGCCACGGGATCTGCTGGCCCGGGCGACCCGTCAACTGTCGGCCATGAAACCCGCCGTCATTGGTTTTGCTCTGCCCTTTGAAAGCGAGCAACGGGCGATCGGTCTGGAGTCACTGCAGGCGCTGAAAGCGGAGTTGGAGAAACAGGGCGGCAGTCGACGTTTGCTGGAGCTGGCCAACCAGACCGAAGATCGCATGCAGACCGATCGGGATTTCGCCAATACCCTGCGTTATGCCGGTCGGGTCGTTCTGGCCATTCCCTATGCGCACAATGGCGCGGCGCGGAAAAACCGCATGCTGGCCGATCACCTGCTCAAATACCAACTGGATGATGTGAGTGGGATACCGGATGAAGAGCTCTGGTATCAGCGGTTTTTGCCCGAACCGGTTCCGGTAATCGATCGCATCTATCCACCTATCGAGACTCTCGCCGAATATGCCAGTGGCGCCGGCGTTATCAATCTGGGTAACGGCAGACAGAAGGCGTTGCGGGCCGAGCCGATGGTATTCCGGTATGGAGAACACTACCTGCCCTCATTCACGCTGATGATGGCGGCACGCACCCAGGATATGAACACCTCACAAATCAGCGTGCATCTGGGCCATGGCGTCGAACTGGCCGATCAGCGAATCAACACCGATAACGACTTGCGTATTTATCCACGTTTTTATCGCGGCAAGGAAGGGAAGCCGGCGTTTAACGTGATCTCCGTTCTAGATCTGCTGGAAGATCAAATCGACAGCGAACTCGTTCGTAATAAAACCGTTCTGATCGGTTTGACCGCCGCGCAATATACCCGTTTTCTGGAGACCCCTATCGGTGAGATGATGCCTCCGGTATTGGCCTCGGCGCACAGTATTTCCAGCCTGTTAAGTGATGATCTGTTTGAAGTACCGCACTGGGCCAATTGGGCGCAATGGTTGCTGATTATCGTGATGGGTCTGTATCTGATGTTTGTTTTGCCGCGGTTTCGTATGAGTACCGGGCTGGCCCTGACTGCGCTGCTGTTAATCGGTCTGCTAAATGCACACTTTATCACCATGCTGGCCAAGTCGAGCTGGTTACCGTTAATGACGCCGCTGGCGGTGCTGCTGGTTGGTCACCTGGTCCTTTCGGCGAAGCATTTTCTCCAGGGTCAAATTCACCATATGCATCTGGAATTGTCCGAGGCCAATCAGGCGCTGGGGCAGCAATATCATACCCAGGGGCAACTGGATCAGGCATTTGAAAAATATCGTCACTGTATCGTTGATGCCTCCCTGCTCAATCAGCTGTATAACCTGGGCCTCGATTACGAACGCAAACGGCAATATAACAAGGCCGTAGCCGTCTTCAAGTATATTGAATCCCATGACGCCAATTTCAGTGATGTTCAGGAAAGGCTGCAACGTAACCGCGAAGTATCCGAACAGTTTGTCGTTGGCAATAACAAGAGTAACGCTCCTGCTGACGGTACACTGATTATCAGCAATCCCGGCGTGCAAAAACCGATGATTGGCCGTTATATGATTGACCGTGAGCTGGGTCGAGGCGCCATGGGGATGGTTTATCTGGGTCATGATCCCAAGATTGGTCGTAGTGTTGCGATCAAAACCATGAGTCTGTCCCAGGAGTTTGAAGGCGACAAGCTGGCGGATGTCAAGGAACGGTTTTTCCGCGAGGCAGAGACTGCCGGGCGTCTGCACCATCCCAATATCGTTACGATTTATGATGTTGGCGAGGACCAGGAACTGTCTTATATTGCCATGGACTATCTTAAGGGTGAAAACCTGCTGGCCTATGCCAAGTCCGACAATCTCCTGCCGGCGCAGGAAACTTTCGATGTCATTGTGCAGATAGCTGAAGCGCTGGATTACGCACATAATGAGAAAGTCGTGCATCGTGACATCAAACCGGCCAATATGATTTACGATCGAGATGGCGGTGTTGTCAAGGTGACTGACTTTGGGGTGGCCTGCCTGACCGACACCAGCAAAACCAAGACCGGGACGATTCTGGGTAGCCCTTCCTATATGTCGCCGGAACAGCTGGCCGGCGCCAAGGTTGATGGTCGCTCCGACTTGTTTTCCCTTGGGGTCATGCTTTATCAAATGTTGACCGGGGAATTACCATTTATTGCTGATTCACTGGCCAGCCTGATGTATAAAATAGCAAATGAAAAACATCCGGATATTCGTATGTTCCGTCCGGATATTCCTTCCTGTGTTAGTCAGGTGGTTAACAAAGCGCTGCACAAGGAGCTGGAACGTCGTTTTCAGAGTGGTTCACAGATGGCCAAGGCCCTGACCCGTTGTCGGGAACGGTTAACCAAGAAGCATTAG
- the ruvC gene encoding crossover junction endodeoxyribonuclease RuvC, whose translation MTRILGIDPGSRLTGFGIIEMQGSRVLWIGSGCIRTVEGTLDTRLKTICQGLDALLEEHQPQEVAIEQVFMHRNPDSALKLGQARGAAISTVALRSLPLSEYSPTEIKKAIVGKGNAAKAQVQHMVQHLLGLNKLPQEDAADALATALCHAHLRQTMQQLSPRLPSGMRRLRRRR comes from the coding sequence ATGACACGCATTCTGGGCATTGATCCCGGTTCCCGGCTGACCGGTTTTGGCATCATCGAGATGCAGGGATCGCGCGTCCTGTGGATCGGCAGCGGCTGCATCCGTACCGTGGAGGGCACGCTGGATACTCGCCTGAAGACCATTTGTCAGGGGCTGGATGCCCTGCTTGAGGAACATCAGCCGCAGGAAGTGGCGATCGAGCAGGTGTTCATGCACCGCAATCCCGATTCGGCGCTCAAACTGGGCCAGGCCCGCGGCGCGGCCATCAGTACCGTGGCCCTGCGCTCGCTACCGCTGAGCGAATACAGCCCGACGGAAATCAAAAAAGCCATCGTCGGCAAAGGCAATGCCGCCAAGGCGCAGGTCCAGCATATGGTTCAGCATCTGCTGGGTCTCAACAAACTGCCCCAGGAGGATGCCGCCGATGCCCTCGCCACGGCACTTTGCCATGCCCATTTGCGCCAGACCATGCAACAATTATCGCCCCGGTTGCCGTCGGGGATGCGCCGTTTGCGGCGGCGGCGTTAG
- a CDS encoding Stp1/IreP family PP2C-type Ser/Thr phosphatase: MIKMLGDSAKLVIYGVSDVGRMREHNEDHIAWDKDMGLVIVADGMGGHNAGEVASEIAVNSIREALHDVLNPDMQGSHSIALSDAVREAICYANDEINRQARENPAYNGMGTTIVLNLFYDDRVIAAHVGDSRGYRLRDDKLEQITTDHSLVQEMVDNGYLSQEEAQLSASRNLITRALGIADTVDVDVTESKVDYGDIYIMCTDGLTDLVSDEEIVGLLRDHRSETNGCNLEGATEALIALANDKGGKDNISVVLVCLQQAFSDSSGIED; this comes from the coding sequence ATGATAAAAATGTTGGGTGATTCGGCAAAACTGGTCATCTACGGTGTCTCGGATGTCGGGCGGATGCGCGAACATAACGAGGACCATATTGCCTGGGATAAGGATATGGGCCTGGTAATCGTGGCCGACGGGATGGGCGGGCATAATGCCGGTGAGGTGGCCAGTGAAATCGCCGTTAACAGTATTCGGGAAGCGCTACATGATGTATTGAATCCCGACATGCAAGGCAGCCATAGCATCGCTCTCAGTGATGCTGTGCGCGAGGCAATCTGTTACGCCAATGACGAAATCAATCGGCAGGCAAGAGAAAACCCCGCCTATAATGGCATGGGTACGACAATTGTCCTGAACCTCTTCTATGACGATCGCGTGATCGCCGCCCATGTCGGCGATTCCCGGGGCTACCGGTTGCGGGATGATAAGCTCGAGCAAATCACCACTGACCATTCTCTGGTCCAGGAGATGGTGGATAACGGTTACCTGAGCCAGGAAGAAGCGCAGTTGTCGGCCAGCCGGAATCTGATTACCCGGGCGCTGGGGATTGCCGATACGGTCGATGTGGATGTTACCGAGTCAAAGGTCGATTACGGAGACATATATATCATGTGCACCGATGGTCTGACCGACCTGGTGAGTGATGAGGAAATCGTGGGCCTGCTCAGGGACCATCGCTCCGAGACGAATGGCTGCAATCTCGAAGGGGCGACCGAGGCGTTGATTGCACTTGCAAACGACAAGGGTGGTAAGGACAATATTTCCGTGGTGCTGGTTTGTCTGCAGCAGGCATTTTCAGACTCCAGCGGTATAGAAGATTAA
- the ybgC gene encoding tol-pal system-associated acyl-CoA thioesterase: protein MNEFLWPVRVYYEDTDAGGVVYYANYLRFMERARTEWLRKLGFEQDELIAQHNVLFAVRRVQVDYRQPARFNDRLVVSVKVMETGKASLTFAQAIRRESDNILLCDGEVKIASLEANSFKPRAIPAPLQQQL, encoded by the coding sequence GTGAACGAGTTCCTATGGCCGGTGCGGGTTTATTACGAAGATACGGATGCCGGCGGCGTGGTGTATTACGCCAATTATCTCAGGTTCATGGAACGGGCCCGTACCGAGTGGTTGCGCAAGCTGGGCTTTGAACAGGATGAACTCATTGCGCAACACAATGTCCTATTTGCTGTGCGTCGGGTACAGGTGGATTACCGGCAGCCGGCGCGGTTTAACGACAGACTCGTGGTCAGCGTCAAGGTGATGGAAACCGGTAAGGCCAGCCTGACCTTTGCACAAGCCATTCGTCGTGAGTCGGACAATATCCTGTTGTGTGACGGTGAAGTTAAAATCGCCAGTCTCGAAGCGAACAGTTTCAAGCCACGTGCTATTCCGGCTCCGCTGCAACAACAACTTTAA
- the ruvB gene encoding Holliday junction branch migration DNA helicase RuvB, whose protein sequence is MIDNDRLIAARQQGTEDALDRAIRPARLADYVGQAAVCEQMGIFIEAARSRGESLDHVLIFGPPGLGKTTLSHIIANELGVSMKHSSGPVLERPGDLAALLTNLEPHDVLFVDEIHRLSPVVEEILYPAMEDYQIDIMIGEGPAARSIKLDLPPFTLVGATTRAGLLTSPLRDRFGIVQRLEFYSPEDLIRIVRRSAQILEVELEPEGALEIARRSRGTPRITNRLLRRVRDYAQVKADGRISAAVAHQALDMLDVDNHGFDMMDRKLLLTIIEKFGGGPVGIDNLASAIGEERGTIEDVLEPYLIQQGFMMRTPRGRIATRHAYLHFGLPAPTTEPAAAASLDMFDSQKD, encoded by the coding sequence ATGATTGACAACGATCGCCTTATCGCCGCCCGGCAGCAGGGTACCGAGGATGCCCTGGACCGGGCCATCCGGCCGGCCAGGCTGGCCGATTATGTAGGCCAGGCGGCGGTGTGCGAGCAGATGGGGATTTTCATCGAGGCGGCGCGTAGCCGCGGCGAATCGCTGGATCATGTGCTGATCTTCGGCCCGCCCGGGCTGGGCAAGACCACCCTGTCGCACATCATCGCCAACGAGCTGGGTGTGAGCATGAAGCACTCCTCCGGCCCGGTGCTGGAGCGCCCCGGTGACCTGGCGGCGTTGCTGACCAATCTGGAGCCCCATGATGTGCTGTTCGTGGACGAAATTCACCGTCTCAGTCCAGTGGTGGAGGAGATCCTCTATCCGGCCATGGAGGACTACCAGATCGATATCATGATCGGCGAGGGGCCGGCGGCCCGCTCGATCAAGCTGGATCTGCCGCCATTTACCCTGGTCGGTGCCACCACCCGTGCCGGCCTGCTCACCTCGCCGCTACGGGATCGCTTCGGCATCGTGCAGCGGCTGGAATTCTACAGTCCCGAGGATTTGATCCGTATCGTGCGCCGTTCCGCGCAGATTCTGGAGGTGGAGCTCGAACCCGAGGGGGCGCTGGAGATCGCCCGCCGCTCCCGGGGCACGCCGCGGATTACCAACCGGCTATTGCGCCGGGTCCGCGATTACGCCCAGGTCAAGGCTGACGGGCGCATCAGCGCCGCTGTAGCCCATCAGGCGCTGGATATGCTGGATGTGGACAATCACGGTTTTGACATGATGGATCGCAAACTGTTGCTGACCATTATCGAGAAATTCGGCGGCGGTCCGGTGGGTATCGACAATCTGGCGTCGGCCATCGGCGAGGAGCGCGGCACGATCGAGGATGTGCTCGAACCTTATCTGATTCAACAGGGTTTTATGATGCGCACCCCGCGCGGGCGCATAGCGACCCGCCACGCCTATCTCCACTTCGGCCTGCCCGCGCCGACGACAGAGCCTGCGGCCGCCGCCTCCCTGGATATGTTCGACAGTCAAAAGGATTAA
- the tolQ gene encoding protein TolQ, with the protein MSLTHLILDASFVVQLVMLLLLVVSVLSWTLIFFKYSVIKRARAGADQFERRFWSGVDLGELYKRLSGRRNQLDGMELIFEAGFREFAHLRKSRNVELSAVVEGTQRAMRVALNREIDRLEHHLSFLATVGSTSPYVGLFGTVWGIMNAFMGLGAVRQATIATVAPGIAEALIATAMGLFAAIPAVVAYNRYSNDVERLISRYDIFAEEFSSILQRQTHTSMETGQS; encoded by the coding sequence ATGTCATTAACTCATCTGATTCTTGACGCCAGTTTCGTCGTTCAACTGGTCATGCTGTTACTGCTGGTGGTATCGGTACTATCCTGGACCCTGATCTTTTTCAAATATTCCGTTATAAAACGGGCGCGGGCCGGGGCCGATCAGTTCGAGCGACGCTTCTGGTCCGGCGTCGACCTGGGTGAGTTGTACAAGCGCCTGTCCGGTCGCCGGAATCAACTGGATGGCATGGAACTGATTTTCGAAGCCGGTTTCCGGGAGTTTGCTCACCTGCGCAAAAGCCGTAACGTGGAACTGAGCGCGGTTGTCGAGGGCACGCAACGGGCCATGCGGGTGGCGCTCAATCGCGAAATCGATCGGCTGGAACATCATTTGTCGTTTCTGGCGACGGTGGGTTCCACCAGCCCCTATGTCGGACTGTTCGGCACGGTCTGGGGCATCATGAATGCCTTCATGGGATTGGGTGCTGTCAGGCAGGCCACCATTGCCACGGTCGCGCCGGGTATCGCCGAAGCATTGATTGCCACGGCGATGGGACTGTTTGCCGCCATACCGGCGGTGGTGGCCTATAACCGTTATTCCAATGACGTGGAACGGTTGATCAGCCGCTACGATATTTTCGCCGAGGAATTCTCCTCCATCCTGCAGCGTCAGACCCATACCAGCATGGAAACAGGTCAGTCATGA
- a CDS encoding YebC/PmpR family DNA-binding transcriptional regulator, which yields MAGHSKWANIRHRKAAQDARRGKLFTKLIREITVSAREGGGDPETNPRLRTAIDKALSSNMTKDTIERAIKRGSGDQDGANYEAVRYEGYGPGGVAIMADCLTDNRNRTVSEVRHAFTKNGGNLGTDGSVAYLFSKLGSLSYPAGSDEDTIMEAALEAGAEDVVTNEDGGIEVTTAPEDFLDVKSAMQAAGLEPEMAEVTMRAATSVDLPLEEAEQVMKLVDMLEDQDDVQNVYTNADFSDEVLEQLGQ from the coding sequence ATGGCCGGACACAGTAAGTGGGCCAATATCCGTCATCGCAAGGCCGCGCAGGACGCCCGTCGCGGCAAGCTGTTCACCAAGCTGATTCGTGAGATCACCGTTTCGGCCCGGGAAGGGGGTGGCGATCCGGAAACCAATCCGCGCCTGCGTACGGCCATCGACAAGGCCCTGTCGTCCAATATGACCAAGGACACCATTGAGCGGGCCATCAAGCGCGGCAGCGGTGACCAGGATGGCGCCAATTATGAAGCGGTCCGCTACGAAGGTTACGGCCCCGGCGGGGTGGCGATCATGGCCGACTGTCTGACCGACAACCGTAACCGGACGGTCTCGGAAGTGCGCCATGCCTTTACCAAAAACGGCGGCAACCTCGGTACCGACGGCTCGGTCGCCTATCTGTTTTCCAAGCTCGGCAGCTTGAGCTATCCCGCCGGCAGCGACGAGGACACCATCATGGAGGCGGCGCTGGAGGCGGGCGCCGAGGACGTGGTTACCAACGAGGACGGTGGTATTGAAGTGACGACCGCCCCGGAAGATTTTCTCGACGTCAAAAGCGCCATGCAGGCGGCGGGTCTGGAGCCGGAAATGGCGGAAGTGACCATGCGCGCTGCCACCAGCGTCGATTTGCCGCTGGAAGAAGCCGAGCAGGTGATGAAACTGGTGGACATGCTCGAGGATCAGGACGACGTGCAGAACGTCTACACCAACGCCGACTTCTCCGACGAAGTCCTCGAACAACTCGGGCAATGA
- a CDS encoding FHA domain-containing protein: protein MTRIILTHNGTVVKEYPLTKERLTVGRKPSNDVQLDDPTVSGTHAAFLMLQHAYIEDLHSTNGVLLNGKKVSKRQLNHGDVVRIGRHEFKYVDDNAEDFESTVIISADASAGSRAASSQPAASPQSYVVKVLSGNKAGESLALTKPYTTVGTPGSQMAVIARRGQNYFLMRMSGSGTASQPPLINGEALKKESQQLNPGDTIEVSNTRMRFEEA, encoded by the coding sequence ATGACAAGAATCATACTGACACATAATGGCACCGTCGTTAAGGAATATCCGCTGACCAAGGAGAGGCTGACTGTCGGACGCAAGCCCAGTAATGACGTGCAGCTGGATGATCCGACCGTAAGTGGTACACATGCCGCGTTTTTAATGTTGCAACATGCCTATATCGAGGATTTGCACAGCACCAACGGCGTGCTGTTAAATGGCAAGAAGGTCAGCAAACGGCAGCTGAATCATGGCGATGTGGTACGTATCGGGCGGCATGAATTCAAGTATGTCGATGACAATGCCGAGGATTTTGAAAGTACCGTGATCATTTCCGCGGACGCCTCCGCCGGCTCCCGAGCCGCGTCGTCACAACCCGCTGCATCGCCCCAAAGCTATGTGGTCAAGGTACTGTCAGGCAATAAGGCCGGCGAGAGTCTGGCGCTGACCAAGCCCTATACCACTGTGGGGACGCCGGGTTCACAGATGGCGGTCATCGCCCGGCGTGGGCAGAACTATTTTCTGATGCGTATGAGCGGCAGTGGCACCGCCAGCCAGCCACCGCTCATCAACGGGGAAGCCCTGAAGAAGGAAAGCCAGCAACTCAATCCCGGCGATACCATCGAAGTGTCCAATACCCGGATGCGTTTCGAGGAAGCCTGA
- the tolA gene encoding cell envelope integrity protein TolA has translation MWQIIKSSPLAVLAAVLVHVLLVVVLMINIDWPTEEAASGKQEEIEVIEARAVNEREFEAREQRLREAEEKKRQAEQERRRQAELKKQREAEAKKRREEAARRQREKAEEKKRMEAEAQRQAELKKQREAEEEQRRKEEEARKQREAEEQKRREEEARKRREAEEQERREEEARKAREAEEQKRREQELQAELEAEAEAQARREWLARHGDEINRYKSRIKESITRHWRIPATAGSGMRCEIVVRLLPGGEVANVRITQRSGDAAFDRSVEDAVYSAAPLPVPGVDSGLFDEFREIEFVFAPEDKR, from the coding sequence ATGTGGCAAATTATCAAAAGTTCTCCGCTGGCGGTGCTGGCTGCCGTGCTGGTGCATGTGTTGCTGGTGGTGGTGTTGATGATCAACATCGACTGGCCCACCGAGGAGGCCGCTTCCGGCAAGCAAGAAGAGATAGAGGTCATCGAGGCCAGGGCGGTTAACGAGCGGGAGTTTGAAGCCAGGGAACAACGACTGCGCGAAGCGGAAGAGAAAAAACGCCAGGCCGAGCAGGAACGCCGGCGTCAGGCCGAACTGAAAAAACAGCGTGAAGCAGAAGCAAAAAAACGCCGCGAGGAAGCGGCGCGGCGGCAACGCGAGAAGGCGGAGGAGAAGAAACGCATGGAAGCGGAAGCACAACGTCAGGCCGAACTGAAAAAGCAGCGTGAGGCGGAAGAAGAGCAACGTCGTAAAGAGGAGGAAGCGCGCAAGCAGCGCGAGGCGGAGGAACAAAAGCGGCGCGAGGAAGAGGCGCGTAAACGACGCGAGGCGGAGGAACAAGAACGGCGCGAAGAAGAGGCACGTAAGGCGCGCGAGGCAGAGGAACAGAAACGCCGTGAGCAGGAACTGCAGGCGGAACTGGAAGCGGAAGCCGAGGCCCAGGCACGCCGTGAGTGGCTGGCGCGCCATGGTGATGAAATTAACCGGTATAAAAGCCGGATCAAGGAGAGTATTACCCGGCATTGGCGGATACCCGCCACGGCCGGCAGTGGCATGCGTTGTGAAATTGTGGTGAGATTATTACCCGGGGGCGAAGTGGCCAACGTGAGAATTACCCAAAGGAGCGGCGATGCCGCGTTTGATCGATCGGTGGAAGATGCGGTCTACAGCGCGGCGCCCCTGCCGGTTCCCGGTGTGGATTCGGGACTGTTTGACGAGTTCCGGGAAATCGAATTTGTTTTTGCGCCGGAGGATAAACGCTGA